GGAGGAAGGAATGGCTAAAGGCTTGGCAGAGGAACTCTGGGACTGAGGCTCGGATGCTTGAGGTATTTTCCTAAGgaggaggggggtggggtgggggatggggtggggggtgagaTACATACAGCATTAATAAGTGGTTTGGAGTTTCTCTCGCTCAGATAGAGAGTGCTGttaaagagagataaaaaaggCAGCGTCTGGTTTATGTACTTATGCATGTAATTAGGGACAGCCGGAGTAAACGTCTTTTACCAGAGAAATCCAGCAATCTgatgcacacaaacaaacatcagaactcATTATTCAGCAGTCCGCCACCATCAGCTTATCGTTTATCGCTTAAATTATGCAGCGTGTCCCCCATACATGTCCCTCTGtacgttactatagaaacaagcaCTTTAAATAGACCAGTAAAAGAATGAAAGGAAGCCaggtgtagagtgaaggagacACTCACTTCCACAGGTGAGCGCTAAGGTGATTCTCCATCATGGCACTCACAGCGGACCGCAGGTGATGAAGCCGCCTGTCGAACGTGAAGACGCCGTGACCCAGAGCAAAACCACCAAACGTACAcacctgaaagagagagagagtgaaaaaaaaaaactgattaattcacacttttttttgttaaaatgttatcGATATATACATCTCGCGAGGGAGTCGAACGCGGGTCCGTTTCGCAGACATCTCCTCGGGTGCCCCAGACGCTcagtatatttactgaaattccAGACTTGGCACTTGCGCCCTGCTCGGCCGAGCCAGGTGTGCTGGTGCTGGAATTTAAACACGCGCTTGTGCGGGATTGGCAGCTTAAACACTAACAGTCTTTTAATCAAATCTCAAAGAAAGTGGCCAGAGAAAGCCGAGGACAGAAAATGCCGTGGAAGAGCCAGGAAACTGCCTGCATCTGACGAACAATAGTTAAAGGTCGTTTCCTTAAGGGACAAAAAGAAATCCAGGCAAGCGTCTCAGCTaaggccgagagagagagatagagttcAGTAGAGAATTACGAGGTGTTTCTGTCACGGTCAGGGGTTCATTTCAACTACATCGGATCAAACACAACGGCAGGATGAACGCtgatgaatatattttaaaaatgtgaaggaaaaaaaaaaaaaggtaccgCGAGTGGTTTGGGATGCCAGGGGCTCGAGTGCCAGTCGGCAGGTTCCTCATTGccttctccctcactctcatcACTGGAGATTCGACACTGCGTGAGAGGGGAGGACGCCCGAGCCACGCCCTCCTCCCGAACCACCCTCTCGTCCTCAGGGACGTTCTCTGATAATGTTCGCGTCCtgccagacacacacaaaaatatatacacacaaaattaGAGAACAAGCTGGGGGGGGGATACACCACCCAAAAAAATGTACTTATGTATTTATCAATACACACTTTTGCTCAGCTAAAATAATCAGTTATTTTGCGTaaaatttaaagaattaatagcacATTTATCCTGAGAGGTAAAGCTTTCTGACCCGGATGTGAGAGACGAAGTTCTCCGACTCGGACGCGAGATATAAAACTCTCCGACTGAATACGAGAGCTGAGATGCTCGGATTCGGGCTCGTACCTGAAGGCAGGAGAGTTGCTCAGGGGTCTCCTGCAGAGCGGCGCGGTGTTCGGCTCTCTGGGAGTCTCGGTGCTCGGGGACTGAGCGGCCGATTCCTCGTGGCTCTGTGCGCTACGCTCTCGATTTTTCGAGACCATCTTCAGCTCCGCCACCAGCTGGTCGAAGTTCTTACTCCGACCTACGACCTTCCGCCGCTGGTGAATGGAGTGGAtctgatggagggaaagagaatAACGAGGTTCGTTTGTATCGCATCGACGTGAGCAGAGAACCAGTTTCATGTTAAAAGTTCTGAACCAGTTCCAGACTGAAATGGAAACGAAATCGTGCTACTTTTTGCAAACATCGACGACTTCTGGGTTGAGTGAACGCTGGCATTTCTGACAggatatttcttattttttcgaTATTTCGATATTTTAACTGCCGGCATGTTTTCAGTTCTTCCTTTTTGCCAGCttgcatataaataaaaaaataaataaaaataaggcgCTGTTCACCAAGTTGGAGAAAGGACAGAGAGTCATTTCCTGTAATTCCTTCCTCATTTCCTGTTAGTCATGTCCGTGTAACTTCCTGTCAGCCTACAGACGTAGGCAGcattaatctaaaaaaaattctgtttcaCCTTACAGAACATAGCtcacatcaaacaaaaacacacacttttaagAAAGCAGAAAATCATCTACGTCTGCTCAGAGACTGCACACAAAAAACCCCTGTCATTTACTGTATGAGGCAGTCATTTGGTTTCACAACCTTAAAAACTAATTTTAGCAGCTGCTGTGGTCACAACTGAGCCAATATTAAGACTACTACACGCATCACGTCGatttcttatttaaaatgttttgggttttaattttaaaatggttttTTTTATCGTGGTCAGCGTTAACGGAATTAGCATTTTAGGTAGAAGGAGAAGGAACTCACATTGCAGGTTAACAGCCGCGTACAAACTTTCTTCCTCTCTGGATCCAACACGCCACAGTGTTTGTCCAGGTCACACTCTTTTTCTGCATTACGTGGAGACGGGAGACATTTttatccagttttttttttttatccattttaagTTCACCATAATGACAGAATGTGAGCGATGGttcaaaaatgtgcaaaaatagtTACGGTTTTCTGACCAACATTAGAACGGATGACATTCTACTTCGAGATGACGTTAATACGCGCTTACTCGAGGTCTTATACGGCCGGTTGCTGCGGGCGTGCGGTGCCGTGGCGTTGGCCGAGCCAGTCTCTGCTCTCTGACCCGGGGACTTCTCGGTGGAGCCCGGTGAGGGCCGGCTGGGCGACGGGCCTCCATAGGGCCACGGCGGGTCTCTGAGACTCGGGGGAGGAGAGCTACGCGGGGGCTCCAGCGGCGGGGGCTGCTTGAAGACGTTGGACTCCGAGTGACCAGAACTGGACGTCTTTTCCAGAGGCGAAAGGCTGCGTGAGGAGACAAGCAAGACCGAAGACAAAGACGTCGGTTAGAGAAAGTCACGGCAAACAGACGTGTGTGTTTTAATCTAGAGGACATTTTGCCACTTATTCGAGATCTCAGAACTGTCGAAGCCCTTCAAGCTGACCCGGTTAAGTCTGAGGTTTAGTTTAATCTGCGTCCAGCTCtaaaagagaggagaaaaaaacctCTCTTTTAGCAagaaaccccccccaaaaatgaCGCGTCTTACCGAACTCCGTCCTTGGGAGTCTTGGTGTGTTTAAACTGAGGTGGAGTGGAGGGCGACTGGGGCGACGGGCGTGCCGCTCCTCCGCTCTGGCTCTTTCCGCTCCAGCCGCCTGCACCGTGCCCAACGGTGGGCGGGGCGTGTCCGTGGCGGGCGTGCGAGCGCTGCTGGCCGGCCGGCGGTGTGGAGCGCAGGTGTGCATAGAGCTTCCCGACCGAGCCATGCCTCCTCTCACAATGCTTCTCGAACGCCTGCGGCTTCACCACCTGACTGCAGTGGCTGCACACCACCAGGTAAAAGTCGTCGTGTCCCGGATAGTGACCGAAGATCGACATATCTGCGAAGATGATCGCTgttcttgaatttttttttcttttgttacacCAttaaacagaaggaaaaaaaaaaacatttttcattcgGACACTACGGATAGAGGGTGAAAACTTCCGCATACTAAAACCGCTGTACTTAAAGCAGCCATGTCGACTGACATGTAGAGTCAAATCGTAGGCAATTTAGGCACATTTTTAGGGAACCGATGACACTGGATGTGAAAAGAGCAGAAAAGGATGAAGCCATACCCTCCTTCCTCAGCGTCATGGTTTCCATCGTTTTTTTGCCATTCTTGCTGCAGTCGTCCCCGTCGGAccctaaagaaaagaaagaagaagaaaaacaagctCAGCGAGTTTCCATTCAGAGATTGAGTTTTGAAAAGACGGATTGTGTTTGAACGATATATAACCGTAAATCGTAGCACATTTTCCCTTCACGTTTCTGAGTCGAACAAGATTTTTGGACGGGAATTAACATACGGCTGGATTGCTTGGGTTAAACCGACAGGAACTGATCAGAAAAACGCTCCTGC
This window of the Ictalurus furcatus strain D&B chromosome 21, Billie_1.0, whole genome shotgun sequence genome carries:
- the atxn7l2a gene encoding ataxin-7-like protein 2a isoform X1, producing MMAVRERAVKVMAALERRVPCLDDFVGQSWSVLAERINLTASDGSDGDDCSKNGKKTMETMTLRKEDMSIFGHYPGHDDFYLVVCSHCSQVVKPQAFEKHCERRHGSVGKLYAHLRSTPPAGQQRSHARHGHAPPTVGHGAGGWSGKSQSGGAARPSPQSPSTPPQFKHTKTPKDGVRLSPLEKTSSSGHSESNVFKQPPPLEPPRSSPPPSLRDPPWPYGGPSPSRPSPGSTEKSPGQRAETGSANATAPHARSNRPYKTSKKECDLDKHCGVLDPERKKVCTRLLTCNIHSIHQRRKVVGRSKNFDQLVAELKMVSKNRERSAQSHEESAAQSPSTETPREPNTAPLCRRPLSNSPAFRTRTLSENVPEDERVVREEGVARASSPLTQCRISSDESEGEGNEEPADWHSSPWHPKPLAVCTFGGFALGHGVFTFDRRLHHLRSAVSAMMENHLSAHLWKKIPQASEPQSQSSSAKPLAIPSSPSFTSHHSKQRAGNPSATSLKSSSFSSHGAGRDSSSSSRASAQSEKSGGSQSAAHSKPAQTATQPGTGRSRNPVGRPSKQQLRLRETERADPAAPAKRKGSLSEADTVSPDRNCVSPDRDRARLLGSGKTAAPPQIPALAPPSSHGQTNGSLSPGHKQSRAEPWPFKRTHTPGRTSPTEPGASGRAGNSGHHGRPTGYEHRGLGKKRKSSDSSPPSKVHRLPTPPHSGFYPWKESKGAPLPVGGEKKLSAPKPKLHR
- the atxn7l2a gene encoding ataxin-7-like protein 2a isoform X2, with translation MSIFGHYPGHDDFYLVVCSHCSQVVKPQAFEKHCERRHGSVGKLYAHLRSTPPAGQQRSHARHGHAPPTVGHGAGGWSGKSQSGGAARPSPQSPSTPPQFKHTKTPKDGVRLSPLEKTSSSGHSESNVFKQPPPLEPPRSSPPPSLRDPPWPYGGPSPSRPSPGSTEKSPGQRAETGSANATAPHARSNRPYKTSKKECDLDKHCGVLDPERKKVCTRLLTCNIHSIHQRRKVVGRSKNFDQLVAELKMVSKNRERSAQSHEESAAQSPSTETPREPNTAPLCRRPLSNSPAFRTRTLSENVPEDERVVREEGVARASSPLTQCRISSDESEGEGNEEPADWHSSPWHPKPLAVCTFGGFALGHGVFTFDRRLHHLRSAVSAMMENHLSAHLWKKIPQASEPQSQSSSAKPLAIPSSPSFTSHHSKQRAGNPSATSLKSSSFSSHGAGRDSSSSSRASAQSEKSGGSQSAAHSKPAQTATQPGTGRSRNPVGRPSKQQLRLRETERADPAAPAKRKGSLSEADTVSPDRNCVSPDRDRARLLGSGKTAAPPQIPALAPPSSHGQTNGSLSPGHKQSRAEPWPFKRTHTPGRTSPTEPGASGRAGNSGHHGRPTGYEHRGLGKKRKSSDSSPPSKVHRLPTPPHSGFYPWKESKGAPLPVGGEKKLSAPKPKLHR